In Psychrobacter sp. JCM 18902, a single window of DNA contains:
- a CDS encoding TRAP transporter substrate-binding protein — translation MSKTFSISLALAALVGLTACSPSDDSTTQSAQEVTTLRFSHFWPATSTTNTEIFEYWAKKVEADSKEKIKIEIFPSATLSKPNATYDAVANGVVDIGSTLQGYTNGRFPLTQITELPGLSNSATQLNCMLHNLYDDGVIASEYQDTHVLFMMGTGPGGFHTVDKPIRTPDDLAGMRIRGPSAITGNIIDAAGGTPVGLPVTDLYTSLQRGVLDGISLPWDAMGSFKLTEITNTHTNIPFYSSPIVVTMNKDKYESLPDDLKKVIDNNSGEAMAKIAGKVFDEDDARHMAEAKAKGDSIIDIPNPLENPEWKKPVEAGTQKYLTDLAKLGLDAQTAYQKTIKASAACQS, via the coding sequence ATGAGTAAAACCTTTTCAATTAGCTTAGCGTTGGCGGCTCTAGTGGGTCTGACGGCTTGTTCACCATCAGATGACAGCACCACTCAAAGTGCTCAAGAAGTCACCACTCTGCGTTTCTCACATTTTTGGCCAGCCACCTCGACCACAAACACAGAAATATTTGAATACTGGGCAAAAAAAGTAGAGGCAGACTCTAAAGAAAAAATTAAAATTGAAATATTTCCTTCTGCAACACTCAGTAAACCAAACGCAACCTATGATGCAGTTGCCAATGGTGTGGTCGATATTGGGTCTACGCTCCAAGGCTATACCAATGGCCGCTTTCCATTGACTCAAATTACTGAGTTACCAGGGCTGTCAAACTCGGCAACACAACTAAACTGTATGCTCCATAATCTATATGACGATGGTGTGATTGCAAGTGAGTATCAAGACACTCATGTGTTGTTCATGATGGGTACCGGCCCTGGTGGTTTTCACACAGTTGACAAGCCGATTCGCACACCAGATGACTTAGCCGGAATGCGTATTCGAGGTCCTTCAGCAATAACCGGCAATATCATTGACGCGGCAGGTGGCACGCCAGTGGGGTTGCCAGTGACTGATCTTTATACCTCTTTGCAGCGCGGTGTATTGGACGGCATAAGCTTGCCTTGGGATGCTATGGGTTCCTTTAAGTTGACAGAGATAACCAACACTCATACCAATATCCCTTTTTATAGCTCGCCGATTGTTGTGACTATGAATAAAGATAAATATGAAAGCTTGCCAGATGATCTTAAAAAAGTCATCGATAATAATTCGGGTGAGGCGATGGCCAAAATAGCGGGCAAGGTGTTCGATGAAGATGACGCAAGGCATATGGCGGAAGCTAAAGCCAAGGGTGATTCAATCATAGATATTCCCAATCCACTAGAAAACCCTGAATGGAAAAAGCCTGTAGAAGCGGGCACACAAAAATATTTAACAGATCTTGCCAAGCTGGGTTTGGATGCTCAAACAGCTTATCAAAAAACCATAAAAGCCAGTGCCGCTTGTCAGTCTTAA
- a CDS encoding aldehyde dehydrogenase family protein — translation MSNYTDLHYHYMAGEWRDGRSSHSIVTSNPFTGEDIATFKAASLDDINESYKALEQAQQGWCQTNPYAVSQIVEQAAKVISNHRDELVDLLVRESGSTVMKANIEIDACIGVIKVAAEYPFLLETTVARSAIPNKLNHIIRKPVGVVTVIGPFNFPMFLAMRSVVTALASGNTVLLKPASTTPITGGILLAKIFEEAGLPAGVLTVVVPKTSEIGDALYTHPIPRVISFTGSTEVGQRIGEMTGREIKRSILELGGNNAFVVLDDADIDYAARSAVFGRFLHSGQICMSVNRVIVHESIFDAFAEKFVEYTKGLNVGDPSRPDVLVGPLIDEREAVRVEQAVQKAVQEGAEILLEGKRDGALVYPYVLKGSNDVYSARTEMFGPVVTLISHKGDADALRLANDTDAGLSGAVHSADISRAQRFAAGWRTGMVHINDQSVNDEPRVAFGGEKASGVGRFGRHITFDEFTTYQWVSVQTEQRPYPV, via the coding sequence ATGTCTAACTATACTGATTTACATTACCATTATATGGCTGGCGAGTGGCGTGATGGTAGGTCGAGCCACAGTATTGTCACGAGTAACCCGTTCACTGGTGAAGATATCGCTACGTTTAAAGCTGCCAGTCTAGATGATATCAATGAGTCTTATAAAGCACTAGAGCAAGCACAACAAGGCTGGTGTCAGACCAACCCTTATGCTGTGAGCCAGATTGTTGAGCAAGCGGCAAAAGTAATCAGCAATCACCGAGACGAGTTGGTTGACTTGCTGGTGCGTGAGTCTGGTTCTACCGTGATGAAAGCCAATATCGAGATTGATGCCTGTATTGGGGTCATTAAAGTGGCCGCCGAGTACCCGTTTTTATTAGAAACTACGGTTGCACGCTCAGCCATTCCCAATAAGTTAAATCACATTATTCGTAAGCCAGTAGGTGTGGTAACGGTTATTGGCCCCTTTAATTTTCCAATGTTTTTAGCCATGCGATCGGTAGTCACGGCCTTGGCAAGTGGCAACACTGTATTACTAAAGCCTGCTTCTACCACACCCATTACTGGCGGTATCTTACTGGCCAAAATCTTCGAAGAGGCAGGCTTGCCCGCAGGTGTGTTGACAGTGGTTGTGCCAAAAACCTCTGAGATTGGCGATGCGCTATATACACACCCGATTCCTCGTGTGATTTCGTTCACTGGCTCTACTGAGGTTGGTCAGCGCATAGGAGAGATGACTGGCCGTGAAATCAAGCGTTCTATTTTAGAGCTTGGTGGCAATAATGCCTTTGTAGTGCTTGACGATGCCGATATTGATTATGCGGCACGTTCTGCAGTCTTTGGTCGGTTCTTACACAGTGGTCAGATTTGTATGTCAGTGAACCGTGTCATTGTTCATGAGTCTATCTTTGATGCGTTTGCCGAAAAGTTTGTCGAATATACAAAAGGACTGAACGTTGGTGACCCATCAAGACCTGATGTGTTGGTGGGGCCTTTGATTGATGAGCGTGAAGCTGTGCGGGTAGAGCAGGCCGTACAAAAGGCCGTGCAAGAAGGTGCTGAGATACTTCTTGAAGGTAAGCGTGACGGTGCGCTCGTTTATCCATATGTCCTAAAGGGCAGTAATGACGTTTATTCTGCACGTACAGAAATGTTTGGTCCTGTCGTGACCTTGATTTCACACAAAGGCGATGCTGATGCCTTACGCTTAGCAAACGATACCGATGCTGGATTGAGCGGTGCTGTGCATTCTGCAGATATCTCCCGAGCACAAAGGTTTGCGGCAGGATGGCGCACAGGCATGGTTCATATTAATGATCAAAGTGTCAATGATGAGCCGCGCGTTGCCTTTGGTGGTGAAAAAGCATCAGGGGTGGGCCGCTTCGGTCGTCACATTACCTTCGATGAGTTCACGACTTATCAATGGGTATCGGTACAAACTGAACAGCGTCCATATCCTGTTTAG
- a CDS encoding TRAP transporter large permease produces MSPEIIGAIGLLCMIVMVMLRVPVALAMLGVGLVGFGAVTAPSGALQMLKDIPVDVLAKYDFSAIPLFILMGVFATHSGMAGKLFDSTRTIFGGVRGSLGIAGIGSSGIFASISGSSLATASTMARVALPQMEKYGYQPGFACGVLAAGGTLGIMIPPSIALLVYAILTQQSVGDMFIAGFLPGILGMVMYSITVMIMVRWKPHLASRGERTPWKAKILSLTGLIPFSFIFIVIIAGIFFGIFTPTEGAAVGAFAAWGYAFVKGMRIDGLKRSLTETLALSAVVFFMLLGAEALGYFISVSQMSNTLASWIGGLAVSPMVVLICILFMYFVLGLFMDALAMLVITIPVVYPIILALGFDPVWFGIIAVLTVELGLITPPMGMNIFVIKAAAPHIKLADMFRGVAPFIVSDLVRLVVLIAFPAISLVLLS; encoded by the coding sequence ATGAGTCCAGAAATTATTGGTGCGATCGGTTTGTTGTGCATGATTGTGATGGTGATGTTACGAGTGCCAGTGGCACTTGCCATGCTAGGTGTTGGGTTAGTAGGATTTGGTGCTGTGACTGCACCAAGTGGCGCTCTACAGATGCTAAAAGACATCCCTGTTGATGTGTTGGCAAAATATGATTTTAGTGCCATTCCTCTGTTTATTTTGATGGGCGTGTTTGCGACACATTCTGGTATGGCAGGTAAGCTTTTTGATTCAACACGAACTATTTTTGGTGGTGTTAGAGGCAGCCTTGGTATTGCAGGTATTGGCTCATCGGGTATCTTTGCCTCGATTTCAGGGTCATCTTTAGCAACCGCATCGACAATGGCGCGAGTGGCATTGCCGCAAATGGAAAAATACGGTTATCAGCCAGGCTTTGCTTGTGGGGTTTTGGCCGCAGGTGGCACGCTTGGTATCATGATTCCGCCCAGTATTGCTCTACTGGTTTATGCGATTTTAACGCAGCAGTCAGTCGGTGATATGTTTATCGCTGGGTTTTTGCCTGGTATTTTAGGCATGGTCATGTATTCAATCACTGTCATGATTATGGTGCGTTGGAAGCCACATTTGGCATCCCGCGGCGAACGAACGCCATGGAAAGCCAAGATACTATCATTGACGGGTCTCATACCTTTTAGTTTTATTTTCATCGTCATTATTGCTGGTATCTTCTTTGGGATATTTACGCCTACTGAAGGGGCTGCGGTTGGCGCGTTTGCTGCTTGGGGTTACGCCTTTGTTAAAGGCATGAGAATCGATGGGTTAAAGCGTTCGTTAACAGAAACCTTGGCCTTATCTGCAGTCGTGTTCTTTATGCTGCTAGGTGCAGAAGCGCTAGGTTACTTTATTTCTGTGTCACAGATGTCTAATACGTTGGCATCGTGGATTGGCGGTTTAGCCGTTAGTCCTATGGTCGTCTTGATCTGTATTTTGTTCATGTACTTTGTGCTTGGACTGTTTATGGATGCCTTGGCCATGCTGGTTATTACTATTCCTGTGGTATACCCGATTATTTTGGCATTGGGGTTTGACCCAGTTTGGTTCGGTATTATTGCTGTATTGACAGTAGAGCTTGGGCTGATTACCCCGCCAATGGGCATGAATATTTTTGTGATTAAGGCGGCTGCACCGCACATCAAGCTCGCTGATATGTTTCGCGGCGTTGCCCCCTTTATTGTATCGGACTTGGTTCGACTGGTGGTTTTAATTGCTTTCCCAGCGATATCTTTGGTACTTCTGAGCTAG
- a CDS encoding TRAP transporter small permease, whose protein sequence is MTPLVKLSQGISKLCQFIGGISLIIIVLATMIDVVTRYVFKLTGGEVGFTVKGSVEIVSYFMLFSLLAACAAYVERSQIIVDIFTQKMPQSIKGYMMGTFMMGFFLIGLVFAWGLYESAFDALEYGKVTQDLRVSMMPIYLISAFLSLLLAIRALIESITIFKTGEFYDAEETGA, encoded by the coding sequence ATGACACCATTGGTAAAGCTCAGTCAGGGAATCTCTAAATTATGTCAATTTATTGGCGGCATCAGTCTTATTATCATTGTCTTGGCCACTATGATAGACGTGGTGACTCGCTATGTGTTCAAGCTCACTGGTGGTGAGGTTGGATTCACGGTGAAGGGCAGCGTAGAGATTGTCTCTTATTTCATGCTGTTTTCTTTATTGGCCGCTTGTGCCGCGTATGTCGAACGCTCTCAAATCATTGTTGATATTTTTACCCAAAAAATGCCGCAGTCTATCAAAGGCTACATGATGGGCACTTTTATGATGGGGTTTTTCTTGATAGGTCTCGTTTTTGCATGGGGGCTCTATGAGAGTGCTTTTGATGCGTTAGAGTACGGCAAGGTAACACAAGACCTTCGAGTCTCTATGATGCCCATCTATCTTATCAGTGCCTTTTTGAGTCTTTTACTCGCCATTCGTGCACTTATCGAATCTATTACTATTTTTAAAACTGGCGAGTTTTATGACGCCGAGGAGACAGGCGCATGA
- a CDS encoding 3-oxoacid CoA-transferase subunit B: MSEYKPRSVDEIAQCVAQDIKEGMYVNLGIGQPTRVADFLPKDKDIFLHSENGVLGMGPAPEKGQEDGDLINAGKQYITLLKGGSYFHHGDSFAMIRGGHIDLCVLGAFEVAENGDIANWFLGRENDIPAVGGAMDLAVGAKQVYVIMDHVSKNGEPKIVKTLKLPITGERCVNRIYTDLAVIDVTEQGLVVREMVAGLTFDALQAKTGAKLIG, translated from the coding sequence ATGAGTGAGTATAAACCGCGTTCCGTTGATGAGATTGCTCAGTGCGTTGCCCAAGATATCAAAGAGGGAATGTATGTCAATCTAGGTATTGGCCAACCAACCCGAGTGGCTGACTTTTTACCAAAAGACAAAGATATCTTTTTGCACAGTGAAAACGGTGTTTTGGGTATGGGCCCTGCCCCTGAAAAGGGTCAAGAGGATGGTGATCTCATCAATGCAGGTAAGCAATACATAACTTTGCTGAAAGGCGGCAGTTATTTTCATCATGGCGACTCTTTTGCCATGATACGAGGTGGCCATATTGACCTGTGCGTGCTAGGCGCGTTTGAAGTTGCCGAAAACGGTGATATTGCCAATTGGTTTTTGGGTCGAGAAAATGACATTCCGGCTGTTGGCGGCGCTATGGATTTGGCCGTTGGTGCCAAACAAGTTTACGTCATCATGGATCATGTCAGCAAAAATGGTGAGCCAAAAATTGTCAAGACTCTAAAATTACCTATCACAGGTGAACGATGCGTCAATCGAATCTATACCGATTTGGCCGTCATTGATGTGACTGAGCAAGGCTTGGTTGTCCGTGAGATGGTGGCAGGTCTGACCTTTGATGCGCTACAAGCCAAAACAGGTGCGAAGCTCATAGGTTAG
- a CDS encoding 3-oxoacid CoA-transferase subunit A, which produces MLNKVTDSAIEAMSNINDGATILIGGFGLAGQPAQLIDALIARNAKNLTIVSNNAGNGETGLALLLKSGCVQKIICSFPRQHDSHIFDDLYRAGKIELEVVPQGTLAARMQAGGSGLGAIYTPTAFGTLLAEGKETRVIDGKNYVLEYPIKADFALIKAFKGDRWGNLTYHKAARNFGPIMAAASHHTIAQVSEVVELGALDPEHIVTPGIFVHEVVCIQGEAS; this is translated from the coding sequence ATGTTAAATAAAGTGACAGATTCTGCCATCGAAGCCATGAGCAATATCAATGATGGGGCAACCATTTTGATCGGTGGTTTTGGTTTGGCTGGTCAGCCCGCGCAATTGATTGATGCGCTGATTGCCCGTAATGCTAAAAATCTAACGATTGTAAGTAACAACGCAGGTAACGGTGAAACAGGATTGGCCTTATTACTAAAATCAGGCTGTGTACAAAAAATCATCTGCTCTTTTCCGCGCCAGCACGACTCACATATTTTTGATGATCTATACCGAGCAGGTAAAATTGAGCTAGAAGTAGTGCCGCAAGGTACATTGGCGGCCCGTATGCAAGCTGGAGGCAGCGGCCTTGGCGCAATATACACACCAACCGCATTCGGAACACTGCTGGCCGAGGGCAAAGAGACTCGGGTTATTGATGGCAAAAACTATGTACTAGAATACCCCATCAAAGCAGATTTTGCCCTCATCAAAGCTTTTAAGGGAGACCGCTGGGGCAATTTAACGTATCACAAAGCGGCACGTAATTTTGGCCCCATTATGGCAGCTGCATCACACCACACGATTGCCCAAGTCAGTGAAGTGGTGGAACTGGGCGCACTTGACCCTGAACACATCGTTACCCCAGGTATCTTTGTACATGAAGTCGTTTGTATTCAAGGAGAAGCATCATGA
- the pcaG gene encoding protocatechuate 3,4-dioxygenase subunit alpha: MYSQYKLQDDSGLLRETASQTAGPFVHIGLALEIAGFESRSDEIWQDLAKADAVGEHIELVGHVYDGNGDAVRDALIEIWQADSSGHYISEFDNKKPFTSFGRSACALDGDFHFNTVKPGQVAFDGQHGKPMAPHINIAIFARGINLHLQTRAYFDDEPDANANCPILNSVPSTERRQTLIAKKEPSAGKPRYRFNIYLQGDGETVFFDF; encoded by the coding sequence ATGTACAGTCAATACAAATTGCAAGATGACAGTGGTTTGCTGCGCGAGACCGCATCCCAAACAGCAGGGCCTTTCGTTCATATTGGTTTGGCATTAGAAATCGCCGGGTTTGAGTCGCGCTCAGATGAAATATGGCAAGACTTGGCCAAAGCAGATGCAGTCGGTGAGCACATTGAGCTGGTTGGCCATGTGTACGATGGCAATGGTGATGCAGTACGCGATGCGCTCATCGAAATATGGCAAGCAGATAGCAGTGGCCACTACATTAGTGAATTTGACAATAAAAAACCATTCACCAGTTTTGGCCGTAGTGCTTGTGCATTAGATGGCGATTTTCATTTCAATACGGTTAAACCTGGACAAGTGGCTTTTGATGGTCAGCATGGCAAACCCATGGCACCGCACATTAATATCGCTATTTTTGCGCGTGGTATCAACTTACATTTGCAAACCCGTGCTTATTTTGATGATGAGCCAGATGCCAATGCCAATTGCCCCATTTTAAACAGTGTGCCATCTACTGAGCGCCGTCAAACTTTAATCGCTAAGAAAGAGCCAAGCGCTGGCAAACCTCGCTATCGTTTTAATATCTATTTGCAAGGGGATGGTGAAACCGTATTCTTTGACTTTTAA
- the pcaH gene encoding protocatechuate 3,4-dioxygenase subunit beta → MNHKYPSFLPRDRTWQPAQYTPGYKTSVARSPRQAFVSIQKSSVSERSGPVFNGLEIGQYDNDLLMNFRTEGAPVGLPIGERIIMHGRVIDQFGKPVANTLVEMWQANAGGKYRHKKDGYLAPLDPNFGGVGRCITDADGCYRFRTVRPGPYPWPNGINTWRPAHIHVSVMGPSISTRLITQMYFEGDPLIPLCPIVQVLKDPEAVETMIARLDMTMSKPMDCLAYRFDIVVRGALQTYFEE, encoded by the coding sequence ATGAACCATAAATATCCTTCTTTTTTACCGCGTGATCGGACATGGCAACCTGCGCAGTATACCCCAGGTTACAAAACATCGGTGGCACGTTCACCGCGCCAAGCATTTGTCAGTATCCAAAAATCTAGCGTCTCTGAGCGCAGTGGCCCTGTGTTCAATGGCCTAGAGATTGGTCAATATGACAACGACTTACTCATGAACTTTAGGACAGAAGGTGCACCAGTCGGTCTACCTATCGGCGAGCGTATCATCATGCACGGCCGTGTGATTGATCAGTTTGGCAAGCCAGTTGCAAATACCTTAGTTGAGATGTGGCAAGCAAATGCTGGCGGCAAATACCGTCATAAGAAAGACGGTTATTTGGCACCATTAGATCCTAATTTTGGCGGGGTCGGCAGATGCATCACAGATGCAGATGGCTGTTATCGATTTCGCACTGTGCGCCCAGGCCCTTACCCATGGCCAAACGGCATTAATACATGGCGTCCAGCACACATTCACGTATCAGTCATGGGACCTTCAATCTCAACCCGTTTGATTACCCAAATGTACTTTGAAGGTGATCCACTTATTCCACTGTGTCCTATTGTACAAGTGTTAAAAGACCCAGAAGCAGTCGAGACGATGATTGCCCGTCTAGATATGACCATGAGTAAGCCAATGGATTGCTTAGCGTACCGTTTTGACATTGTGGTCCGCGGCGCATTACAAACCTACTTTGAGGAGTAA
- a CDS encoding alpha/beta fold hydrolase, with the protein MAFLATVAHLIAYQDSGETYLPALLMAHPLGMSHAVWDEVCDQLHGHYRCVRWDLPGHGSSGVATEDLSIALLANDALALADALDIEGFSFIGTSIGGVIGQHLCQIAPQRLEQVWLTNTGAVIGTKKAWAERADNVRRLGLTEMAEAITPRWFSQSYVEQNPEVLQGWQVQLSRNDNESYAKLCEALAQVDNRDNLVGYAGMVALLGGAQDVSTPPATLKVLQTAFTTATLTILEEVGHVPSVEASQQLVDYMQRNVERTSVGETGIGYEQGLKQRKRILGEAHVAKASKNANTLDSPFQQFITRTAWGELWGDSSLTVQQRSMITTAILAALGRDGELGLHLRTAKRLGINENQLRQVLMHVSIYGGVPAANHAFSMAKDNGWGDALL; encoded by the coding sequence ATGGCATTTTTAGCAACAGTAGCGCATCTCATTGCTTACCAAGACAGTGGCGAAACCTACTTACCCGCCTTATTGATGGCGCATCCATTGGGCATGAGCCATGCAGTATGGGATGAGGTGTGTGACCAATTACACGGACATTATCGCTGTGTGCGTTGGGATCTGCCAGGGCATGGCAGTAGTGGTGTGGCGACAGAAGACTTATCAATAGCGCTGCTTGCCAATGATGCACTGGCACTAGCAGATGCCCTAGATATTGAAGGCTTTAGTTTTATTGGTACCTCCATTGGCGGCGTCATTGGTCAACACTTATGCCAAATAGCGCCACAGCGTTTAGAGCAAGTATGGCTGACCAATACGGGCGCGGTGATTGGTACTAAAAAGGCATGGGCTGAGCGTGCGGACAATGTTCGCCGTTTGGGGCTGACTGAGATGGCAGAAGCGATTACGCCGCGCTGGTTTTCACAAAGCTATGTCGAACAAAACCCTGAGGTGTTACAAGGATGGCAAGTACAGTTATCACGCAATGATAATGAAAGCTATGCCAAACTTTGTGAGGCATTGGCACAAGTCGATAACCGTGACAACCTAGTGGGCTATGCTGGTATGGTTGCGTTGTTGGGCGGCGCTCAAGATGTGTCGACACCGCCTGCCACGCTCAAAGTGCTACAAACAGCATTTACTACTGCAACATTGACCATATTGGAAGAGGTGGGTCATGTGCCATCTGTTGAAGCATCGCAGCAGCTGGTTGACTATATGCAGCGTAATGTAGAGCGTACATCGGTTGGCGAAACTGGCATTGGTTATGAGCAAGGTTTGAAGCAGCGTAAACGCATTTTGGGAGAGGCGCATGTGGCAAAAGCATCCAAAAATGCCAACACTTTAGATAGCCCGTTTCAGCAGTTTATCACCCGTACGGCATGGGGTGAGCTATGGGGTGATAGCAGCTTGACAGTGCAACAACGCAGCATGATTACCACTGCAATATTGGCGGCGCTTGGCCGTGATGGCGAGCTGGGGTTACATTTGCGTACGGCAAAGCGTTTGGGCATTAACGAAAATCAGCTGCGCCAAGTACTTATGCATGTGTCGATTTATGGCGGTGTGCCTGCGGCCAATCATGCATTTTCTATGGCCAAAGATAATGGCTGGGGCGATGCGCTTCTTTAA
- the pcaF gene encoding 3-oxoadipyl-CoA thiolase — protein sequence MTAVYICHPKRSAVGRYGGALADIRPDDLLAQVIKAVLADAPDFDHSAIEDSFMGCANQSGEDNRNVARMSGLLSGLTEKVPATTINRLCGSGLDAVGTAFRAIVSGEMELALAGGVESMTRAPFVVGKPEKAYDRSKTLQDTTMGWRFINKKLDAVYGTEAMPRTAENLADKYNISRDDQDAFALWSQQKAAQAQSDGRLNAEVTPITIERRKQTPLIVDTDEHLRPNTDMAALTKLRPIYENGTITAGNASGINDGAAAMLIASAAAVQKYGLTPVAKIEGMATAGVLPTIMGIGPVPATQKLLKRLNLSLDDIDIIELNEAFSAQALACSRELGLDDRDARINPRGGAIALGHPLGASGARILISAIHELQHTKKDRALCTMCIGVGQGIALVVSRVGAE from the coding sequence ATGACAGCAGTCTATATTTGTCATCCAAAACGATCAGCGGTTGGGCGTTACGGCGGTGCGCTAGCTGATATTCGCCCTGATGATTTGTTGGCACAAGTTATTAAGGCAGTACTGGCAGATGCGCCTGACTTTGACCATAGTGCCATTGAAGACAGCTTTATGGGCTGTGCTAACCAAAGCGGAGAGGACAACCGTAACGTTGCACGTATGAGTGGATTGTTGTCAGGCTTGACAGAAAAAGTACCAGCAACCACCATCAATCGGTTGTGCGGTTCAGGTCTTGATGCAGTGGGAACGGCCTTTCGTGCAATCGTGAGTGGTGAGATGGAGTTGGCCCTCGCAGGTGGCGTGGAGTCGATGACCCGTGCCCCCTTTGTGGTTGGTAAACCCGAAAAAGCCTATGACCGCAGTAAAACACTACAAGACACTACCATGGGCTGGCGCTTTATCAACAAAAAGCTTGATGCCGTGTATGGCACAGAAGCAATGCCGCGTACCGCAGAAAACCTAGCAGACAAATACAACATCTCACGCGACGACCAAGATGCATTTGCTTTATGGTCGCAGCAAAAAGCTGCCCAAGCACAGAGTGACGGGCGCTTGAACGCTGAAGTCACCCCCATTACTATTGAAAGACGTAAGCAAACACCGCTCATTGTTGATACTGATGAACACCTACGCCCCAATACCGATATGGCAGCATTAACAAAGCTACGTCCCATATACGAAAACGGCACGATTACCGCAGGCAATGCCTCTGGTATTAATGACGGGGCTGCTGCCATGCTTATCGCAAGTGCAGCAGCCGTGCAAAAATACGGTTTAACGCCTGTTGCAAAAATAGAGGGCATGGCAACCGCTGGCGTGTTACCGACTATCATGGGCATTGGCCCAGTGCCTGCCACTCAAAAATTGCTCAAACGTCTCAATCTTAGCTTAGATGATATTGATATTATTGAGCTTAACGAAGCGTTTTCTGCGCAAGCATTGGCATGTTCACGCGAGTTGGGTCTTGATGACCGTGATGCGCGTATCAACCCTAGAGGCGGTGCCATTGCCTTGGGTCATCCGCTTGGCGCATCAGGCGCCCGCATTTTGATTTCAGCTATCCATGAATTACAGCACACCAAAAAAGACCGTGCACTTTGTACCATGTGTATTGGCGTTGGGCAGGGAATTGCCTTGGTGGTTTCACGAGTAGGAGCAGAATAA
- a CDS encoding class II aldolase/adducin family protein → MKDIFDSIVTPIGYSDVEWQARIELALCYRMVDYYGWTTQVYNHISYRIPGTEHLLINAFGLLYSEITPSNLVKIDFDGNKLDDSPYPVNKAGNVIHTAIHKGRPDVHCVMHTHNTDVQAVSALACGFIPLFQEAYIFHERVGYHPFEGIVLDEREQARLVDSIGTKNHTLMLNNHGVITTGPDVAWAFMRMYQMIQACQVQLKAMASGGELLQASADAMSKTREQFEGGEAQAGAQVRLPEWPAYYRLMNRMDTNWIR, encoded by the coding sequence ATGAAAGATATTTTTGACTCGATAGTAACGCCTATAGGTTACAGTGATGTTGAATGGCAAGCCAGAATAGAACTGGCGTTATGCTATAGAATGGTAGACTACTATGGGTGGACAACACAGGTCTATAATCATATCTCATACCGCATACCTGGCACAGAGCATTTGCTGATTAATGCCTTTGGCCTTTTATATAGTGAAATCACGCCCTCAAATCTTGTAAAAATAGACTTTGATGGTAACAAGCTTGATGATTCGCCATATCCTGTCAATAAAGCGGGCAATGTGATTCATACTGCCATTCATAAAGGTCGCCCCGATGTGCATTGTGTGATGCACACACATAACACTGATGTGCAGGCAGTAAGTGCATTGGCATGTGGTTTTATACCACTGTTTCAAGAAGCTTATATCTTTCATGAGCGAGTGGGTTACCATCCCTTCGAAGGCATTGTGCTCGATGAGAGGGAGCAGGCGCGGCTTGTAGATTCTATTGGCACAAAGAACCACACGCTCATGCTTAATAACCATGGCGTTATAACCACTGGTCCTGATGTGGCATGGGCATTTATGCGAATGTACCAAATGATACAAGCTTGTCAGGTTCAGCTGAAAGCCATGGCTTCTGGTGGCGAGTTGTTACAAGCGAGTGCAGACGCCATGAGCAAAACAAGAGAGCAGTTTGAGGGGGGTGAGGCGCAAGCGGGCGCTCAGGTTAGATTGCCCGAATGGCCTGCATACTATCGCTTGATGAATCGGATGGACACTAACTGGATACGTTAG